Genomic DNA from Patescibacteria group bacterium:
TGAAGACTCGCAAAGAGCAGGCTTCAGACAGAATGATTGTCCGCCGTCGGAATCACGATAAGAATCGCGCAGTGTAAACCCCTATGACCCGAAGTCTAAAAAAAGGCCCGTTCGTAGCCGACCACCTTCAGAAGAAGGTGGACAAGCTTCGCCCAGGAGATAAGACGGTCGTGAAGACCTGGTCTCGCTCCTCCACCATCACTCCACAGATGGTTGGGTTTACGTTTGCTGTGCACAACGGTAAGGATTTCATTCAGGTGCGAGTTGTTGAAAACATGGTCGGCCACAAGCTAGGCGAGTTTTCTCCAACGCGTAAGTTTGTTCGCCACGCTGGCAAGATGGTTGCTGCTGAAGCAGCACCAGCTCCGGCCGCGGCCGCTGCCCCGGCAGCAGCTAAGAAGATCAGCCGATAAATTGCCATATGGAAGCTATCAGCAAAGCAAAATTTATCCGCATCGCTCCTCGAAAGTCTCGCCTGGTGGTGAGCCTCATTCGGGGGATGTCTATCGGCGCTGCTCGCCGCCAGCTTATGGTGTCTGACAAACTCGCGGCGACGCCAGTTTTAAAGGCGCTGAATTCGGCCATTGCCAACGCCGTGAACAACCTCAAGATGGATGAATCCACCCTGGTTGTTTCTAAGGCGTACGTGGATGAGGGGCCGAAGATTAAGCGTTCCACGCCCCGCGCGCAGGGTCGGGCTACACCGATTCGCCTCCGTATGTCGCACATCACCATTGCGGTCTCTGGACCGGATGAAGCGACGAAGGTGAAAAAAGTGACGGCGAAGAAATCTGTAGTAAAAGCTCAAACGACAACCGCCTAATATGGGTCACAAAGTCCATCCAAAAGCATTCCGTCTCGCCACCATTTACACTTGGGATTCCAAGTGGTTTGCCCGTGGCGGACAATTTATTTCTCAACTGAAAGAAGACGTTGAGCTCCGCGAATTCCTCCGCAAAGAACTGAAGGAAGCCGGTCTGAACGATGTCGGTATTGAGCGTACGCCGAAACAGTTGACCATCACGGTCCATGTTGCAAAACCAGGTTTCGTGATTGGCCGTTCCGGTGCCGGCATTGAGGATCTAAAGAAGAAGATCATGAAGGCCTTCTTCCGCGGTCGCCGGGTCACGCTGAACATCAACGCGACTGAGGTTTCTCGCCCGTCTCTTTATTCACAGATTATTGGCGAACAGATCGCTCAGGACATTGAACGCCGTCTCCCGTTCCGTCGGTCCATGAAAATGGCCATTGAACGCGTCATGAAGGGCGGAGCCAAGGGAGTTAAGATGACCCTGTCCGGACGTTTGAACGGAGCAGAAATCGCTCGTACGGAAACGCTGTCCCAGGGTTCTATCCCGCTTCATAACTTGCGCGCCGACATTGACTTCGCTCGCGTGCGAGCGAACACGGTTTACGGTGTCATTGGTATCAAAGTGTGGGTTTACCGCGGCGATGTTTTTGAAAAGGATAAGGCCGCTGAAGCTACCCAGTCCGCAGAAACGGCTCCGGAAGCCTCAAAACGTGCAGCTCCTACTCGCTACCGCGCACCTCGCGCCTAACTGACCCTGTCCTATGCTACTCCCCAAAAAAATGAAATATAGAAAGTGGCAAAAGCGACGCACCGCTGGTGATCGCGTTGCCACCCAGAAAACGGACGTTGCTTTCGGCTCCTTTGGCTTAAAAGCTATTACGGAGGCCTGGGTAACGGCTCGCCAGATTGAAGCTGCCCGCCGCGCGATGACGCGTGCGATTAAGCGCGGTGGAAAAATTTGGATCCGTATTTTTCCTGACCATCCGGTCACTAACCATGGCGCAGAAGCTCCGATGGGTAAGGGAAAGGGTGGAGTGGACTACTACATGGTTCCTGTCCGCGCCGGCACTGTCATGTTTGAGATGGACGGGGTGACGCCTGAGGTAGCTAAAGAGGCTTTCCGTCTGGCAGCTTACAAGCTCCCGGTTAAGACAAAGATTATTTCCCGCTAATATGCGCTATAAAGAACTTGACGGTAAAACCGAAAAAGAGCTCCAGGCGCTAATGGCGGAGGGGAGAGCCAGAATCCACGCGCTCAGATTGAGCCGTTCCATGAACCAGCTAAAAGGCGTGCGGGAAATCAGACAGGTTAGAAAAGATACGGCTCGCATGATGACCAAGTTGTCCGCTTTGAAGAAGTAATATGCCTAACGAAACCAAAAAAATCACCCGCCGCCGCTTGATCGGTACGGTCGTCTCTACTAAGATGATGAAAACCGTATCCGTTCGAGTTGACCGCACCGTGATCCATCCTAAGTACGGTAAGCGCTACGCTGTGAGCGCTAAGTACTTGGCGCACAACGAATCTCCAGACATCCAGGCTGGTGATAAGGTTGTGATTGAAGAAACCAGACCACTGTCTGCGCTTAAGCGCTGGAGAGTAGTCAGTAAAGCCTAAGCCCTATGTTGCAACACCGATCAATGATCGCCGTGGCTGACAACAGCGGCGCCAAAAAGCTCCAGGTCATTCGTGTCCTGGGTGGCTACAAGAAGCGTTATGCCCGTTTGGGCGACGTCGTGACTGCTGTCGTGAAGGTCGCTGACCCGCACAACCCAGTCAAAAAGAGCGACGTAGTGCACGCGGTGATTGTCCGCTCACGCAAAGAAGTACGCCGTGAAGACGGCTCCTACATCCGCTTTGATGAGAACGCAGCTGTTCTGATCAATCGTGAAACAGGAGATCCTCGCGGAACACGTATCTTTGGACCAGTGGCTCGCGAGTTGCGCGCTGGTGGTTTCACTAAAATTGTGTCCTTGGCCCCTGAAGTCCTCTAATCCATCTACTATGAAAATCAAAACAGGCGACATGGTTCGCGTCATGGTAGGGAAGGATAAGGGTAAAGAAGGCAAAGTGACTCAGACGTTTCCAGAACTTGGTCTGGTGGTAGTAGAGGGCGTGCGCCTCACGGTCAAGCACATCTCGCCTAAGCGGATGAAGCAGCAGGCGGGGGCAGCTAAACCAGAAGGACAGAAGGTGACTTACAGCGCTCCGATCCGAGTAGAGAACGTGGCGGTGGTGTCTGGCGGTACGGTTGGTCGGGTTGGCTACAAAGTGACGGAAGGCGGTCAGAAGACACGCGTCCTTCACTCAAAGAAATCGGTCAAAGACATTGGCTAATTATGCAAACTCTTAAGGAACAATTTACGACCGTAGTTCAGCCGGCTCTCCGCCAGGAGTTTGGTTTGACTAACGTTCACGAAACCCCAACCATCTTGAAAGTGACGCTGAATGCCGGCTTTGGCAAAGGCAAGGATGCGAAGTTTTCTGATGTGGTGGTAGACACTTTCCGTCGTATCACTGGCCAGCAGCCAGTCAAAACCAAGGCCCGCAAGTCCATTGCTGGATTCAAGGTTAGAGAAGGTATGGTGGTTGGCGTGACAGTTACCCTGCGCGGTAAGAAGATGTGGGACTTCTTAGAGAAGCTGTCTCGCGTGTCATTCGCTCGTATTCGTGACTTCCGAGGTATCCCGGAATCGGCGGTAGATAAGGATGGAAACTTCAACTTCGGCATGAATGAACACACGTCGTTCCCGGAGATTCTGCCAGATGAAGTAGAATCACTGCACGGTCTCCAGATCACGATCACTACTACCGCCAAGAATCATGCGGAAGGAGTAGCGCTCATGAGGGGCCTCGGGTTCCCATTTGCTACGAAAGAGAAAATCAGCCGAGCCTAACCTATGGCAACAACGAACCAAATTGCTAAGTCCAAGAAGACGCCTAAGTTCATGACCCGCCACGTACTACGGTGCTGGCGCTGTGGCCGAAAGCGTTTCTTCATGCGGGACTTCGGCTTGTGCCGCATCTGTTTCCGTGAACTTGCAAACGTGGGCGAGATCCCAGGCATTCGGAAAGCTAGCTGGTAATCCTATGATGACAGACCCAATCTCAGACATGCTCACCCGCATCCGCAACGCCGCCATGGTGAAAGCGGAGGTGGTCACCATGCCCCTCTCACAAATGAAATTCGCTTTGGCGAAGATTCTAGAGAGCGAGGGCTTCCTTCAGGCTGTCAGCCGGGAGGAGCAGGGCGGACGCCCCATCTTGAAGGTGGAGCTTCGCTATGAACCGAATGGTTCACCCCGCGTCTCGGACTTGAAGCGCATTAGTAAGCCAGGCCGCCGTGTTTATGTGAAGGCGACTGAGCTGACTCGTGTCCGTTCAGGTTTTGGTATTGCGATTCTTTCAACCCCGAACGGACTCATGACGAGCGACGAGGCAAAGAAACGGCATTTGGGCGGAGAACTTATTTGCGAAATTTACTAATATGTCGCGAATCGGCAAAAAACCAGTTTTCCTCCCCGCCGGTGTAACCGCGGAGATCGCAAACGATAAAGTTACTGTAAAGGGTCCAAAGGGGGCTTTGACCTTGGCTCTTCACGCTCACGCTCACGTGGCCCAGTCTGCTGATAGCACTGGCATGGCTCAGCTTGATGTTACGGTGAATGATCCGGAGAATGACGACCGAGCCATCTGGGGTACCATGCGCGCACTTCTGAATAAGATGGTGAAGGGCGTGACTGAAGGCTACGCTAAGACACTCGAGCTCAATGGAGTTGGTTTCAAGATGAACTTGAAAGGCAAGGGACTCCTCATGTCACTTGGCTTCTCCCATGACGTAGAATACGAATTGCCAGAAGGCGTCGTAGCTAAGATCGAGGGGAACGTTCTGACGCTGTCCGGCATTGACGCGGAGGCAGTCGGTCGAGCAGCGGCAGAGATTCGCTCGCTCAAGAAGCCGGAACCATATAAAGGAAAAGGCTTTAAGTACTCTGACGAAGTGATTCGTCGTAAGGCTGGAAAGGCTGCGAAGAGCGAGAAATAAGCATATGACCCCAAAGAACATCCAAAAAAAGCGTGCACAGGCTGAACGCCGCGCTATCCGCACTCGCGCTAAGATCTCCGGAACCACGGAGCGACCGCGCTTGTCTATCTTCCGATCTTCTAAGCACATGAGTGCTCAGGTTATTGATGATACAAAGGGCAAGACTTTGGCCTCTGCTTCTGATCTGAAGATGGATGCCAAGAAGACAGGCCTGGAATTAGCGGCGATGGTTGGCCAGGAAGTGGCCGCCAAAGCCAAGGCTGCCGGCATCACGAAAGTCGTTTTTGATAAAGGCCAATTCCGTTTCCACGGGCGCGTAAAGGCGCTCGCTGAGGCGGCTCGTGAAGGCGGACTTGTATTCTAATCCTATGGAAGAACCAACAAAAATTGTTACTCCAGTAGTTGCTCCGGCTCCTGCCGGACAAGCTCCTCGCACGACTGATCGTCGCGGACCTCCGCAGCGCGGTGGTGCTGGTGCTGGCCGTGGTGGTCAGGGTCAAGGTGGTCGGGGCGGAGATAGCCGCGGACGCGGACCTCGCACCGGTGGCCGCCCAGAACGTGAACCACGCGAATTCGAGCAGAAGATTCTAGAACTTGTTCGCGTTACTCGCGTGACCAAGGGCGGTAAACGCATGCGTTTCCGCGCCTCTATTATCATCGGCGACCGTCGTGGTCGGGTGGGCTTTGGCGTAGCAAAGGGTGTTGACGTGGCTATGTCTGTAGAGAAAGCTTTCCGTCAGGCTAAGAAGAACATGATCACAGTGCCGCTCGTCAACGAGACTATTCCGCACGAGGTATATAGCAAGTACGCCGCAGCTAAAGTGCTTTTGAAGCCAGCACCTAAGGGTACTGGACTCAAGAGCGGCGGCCCGACCCGCATGGTGCTTGAACTGGCTGGTGTTCCGAACGCAGTTTCTAAGCTTCTTGGAGCCAAGAACAAGATCAACAGTGCTAAGGCCACCTTCTTGGCACTCAGTGCTTTGAAAATGCCTCTGCCAAAGGAGAACGCAAAGAAATAATATGGCAATTACTCTATCTAATTTACGCTCAGCTAAGGGTGCTCGCGCCCTGCCTAAGCGTGTAGGCCGCGGTCTTGGTTCTAAGGGAACCACCGCCGGTCGTGGTCAGAAAGGTCAAAGCTCTCGCTCCGGCGTGGGTGGACTTAAGCGTCTTGGTATGCGCCACACGCTGTTGGCCACTCCAAAGAAGCGTGGCTTCACGTCTTTGAGCGAAAAGCTGGTGTCTGTGAATATCGGCGAGCTCGAGAAGAAAACAATTGCTAATGAAGTAGTTACTCCAAAGACACTCGTGGCTAAGGGATTGATTCCGAAGGGTTCTCACGCAGCTAAGATCCTGGGCGGTGGTGAGTTGACGCACGCGATTGTGGTCAAGAACTGCGAGGTTTCAAAATCCGCAGCCGAGATGATCGCGAAGTTGGGCGGAAAGATTGAGTAACCATTCTTTTGAACGGTATGAACGTATTCCTGCGGATCCTGAAGACGAAAGAGCTCCGGAACGGTCTGCTCTTCATGCTCCTCTGTGTCACGGTATTCCGTATTGCCGCGCACATTCCGGTGCCGGGGATTGATTCGTCCGGTCTTGAATCTCTTCTGGCAGGAAACCAGTTTCTTGGGCTTTTGAACGTTTTTTCCGGCGGCACGCTGACGAGCTTTTCGATCGTGGCGCTTGGTGTTGGTCCCTATATCACGGCATCCATCATTTTCCAGCTGCTCGGAATGATTTTTCCGTCTGTAGAGGAAATGCAACAGGAAGAACAGGGTAGACAGAAGATTAACCGCTGGACGCGTTTGCTGACGGTTCCGCTTTCGTTCCTTCAGGGCTACAGCATCCTGAAGCTTCTTCAGCAGTCCAGCGCATCGCTCGGAACTCAGCTGACCTTCTCTACCATGGATTATTTGCTCGCCATGCTTTCCATGATGGCTGGGACGATTTTTCTTATGTGGTTGGGGGAGCTTATCAGCGAGCGCAAGATGGGGAACGGTCTTTCGATCATGATTTTCTCCGGTATTATTGCTTCCATGCCAGGTTTTGTGGCGAAATCGTTTGCGGCGAGCACCAGCGCGGACACGACGAATATTATTCTCTTCGTGGCGTTGACGCTCGTGACGGTTATTGGCGTTGTCTACGTGAGCGAGGCCGTGCGTAACTTGCCGGTGCAATATGCCCGCGGTGGTGGCGCAGGTTCAACCGTGAACTCGTCCTTGCCACTCCGTATCAACATGGGCGGTATGATTCCTATTTTGTTTGCCCTCTCCTTGATTGTGCTTCCTCCGCTTGTGGCGCAGTTCTTTGTGAATGCTCGAACGGAGATCATACAGCAGATTGCTACACAGACCGTCACGCTTTTTGGGAACAATTTGTTCTACGGAGTTGTTTACTTCATTCTAGTGTTTTCCTTCACCTTCTTCTATTCATCGGTGGTGTTTAAGCCAGAGCAGGTGGCCGAGAACCTCCAGAAGCAGGGTGGATTCATCCCCGGTGTTCGGCCCGGAGAGCAGACGGCTAAGTATCTCCAGTGGGTCACTAATCGTCTCTTGCTGATTGGCGCGCTTTTCTTGAGCATAATCGCGGTTCTCCCAGTCTTCATGCAGGAAATCACCGGTACTCAGAATCTGGTGGTTGGCGGTTCGTCCGTCATCATCGTTGTGTCTGTCATTGTCGATATGGTGAAACAGGTTGAGGCTCAGCTGACCATGCGTAGCTACGACAACAAGTAATATGGAAGCAGCCCTTCAGGGCTGTTTTCTTTTTTACTATTAGCAGTTATCATCCCCCAGTAGCTTATGCATAGAATATTCATCTTGGGGCCGCAGGGGAGTGGGAAGGGGACGCAGGCCAAGAAATTGTCAGCCTTCCTCGGGATACCGTACCTATCCATGGGCGATCTTTTGAGAGAAGAGGCAAAGGGAGAGGGCGAGCTTTCTCAAAAGGTGCGGGCAATCGTGGAGACTGGTAGTTTAGTATCGGACGTTGTGGCTGAAGCAGTACTCAGGAAGCGTTTGGCAGAGCCGGATGTGGCGAATGGATATATTTTGGACGGCTTCCCGCGGAACTTTGAACAGATGAAGGCGTTTGTGGGATTTGATCAACCAACAGCAGTTATCGTGATCGACATACCAAAGCGTGAATCACGGGCTCGCTTACAGAACCGAGCAATCACGGAAGGCCGCACGGATGACACACCAGAGGTCATCGAGAAACGACTCGGCATCTATAGTACAGATACCGTTCCGATTATTGAGGAATACAAGAAGCTTGGTGTCGTGCGAGAAGTTGACGGGATGGGAACCATTGAAGAAGTAGCTGAGAGAATTCAACGGCTTTTTGTTTTATAGGGTCTACGAATGTTCTCGTAAAAATTTGGAGTCGGGTTACCTCCTAACAAATTTTTCCGAAAACATTCTTCGCCCCTAACCAATACCAATATGGCGCTAATCAAAACTGCAGAAGAAATCCAGGCGATGCGTGAGGGCGGGGCGTTGCTATCAAAGGCGCTTCAGGCCGCGGTAGACATTGTGAAGCCGGGCGTGACGATGCGACAGCTCGACGATATTGCTCGAAAGACTATTGAAGATGGTGGCGGAAAACCGTCATTCTTGGGGTATAAAGGCGGTAACAAAATCCCGTTCCCTTCGACTGTTTGCATCTCGGTTAATGAAGAAGTTGTCCACGGGGTAGGCTCGCGCGAGATAGTGCTAAATGAAGGCGACATTGTCGGACTCGACATTGGCTGTTGGTATAAAGACATGTGTACAGATATGGCTGTGACGGTACCGGTTGGAAATATTTCTAAGGAACTCAAGGAGCTTCTCCATGTTACTCGAGATTCAATGCGTGCCGGTGTTGAAGCAGCTAAGGTTGGCGGAGTAGTGCGTGACATCAGCCAGGCTGTTGAAGGCGCGGTGAACCAAAAGAAGTATGGAATTGTTAAGGCGTTGGTCGGCCATGGCGTAGGACATGCGGTACATGAATCGCCACACGTGCCGAATTACGTCGATAGCTCCTTTCCGAAGACGGCGCTTAAAGAAGGAATGTGTTTGGCTATTGAGCCTATGTTGACGCTCGGGACTGATGACGTAGTTACCGCGAAAGATGGTTGGACGATTGTTACCGCAGACAATTCACTCGCTGCGCATTTTGAGGTGACCATCGCACTGCTTCCAGGCGGCCCAGAAGTATTGACGCCAGAGCCTACCGTCAAGATCTAAAAAAGAAGAGGTCCCTTCGGGGTTTAAACCCGAAGGGACCTGAGATGCACCCTATCCTGCGCTGGCCAGCGTCCAAGATTTCTACGATATCTATTCGTCCCCATCCCATCGAATTGGCACCCGATGGACGTGTGGACGGAGATGATCCTGCGGGCCCGGGTGTGGGGGACCCATCCTCTTTATGAGATTTTGAGCTGAGTACCGGCGGCACTCGAAGCTGGCCGATCTCGACCCCTGTTGTCTTTGCGTTAAGACTGACAGGAGCTCGCCTCCACGGGGGATGTCCGTGTTTTTTCCCTTGCAATCACTCCGACTCTCCATGCGGGAACCAGGATTGACTGCAAATTGAGGCATTCACGATATGGTGACAATATGCTAGCATTAGGCGAGAGTTTTGTCAATAAAATCGCTAATATTCGCTATGCACGAGCGTAAAGAGATCCATGAGGCCTTTCTTCGCCAGGCCCTGCAGGCTATGGGAGTAGAAGACGCGGTCTATGTGACAGAGAATAGTTATGATGGCGGATATGAGATTCGGGTAGGTTCTTGTGACTTTTTTGTAGATTACGAGACGGCAGACGAAGAAGACGCGGAGTATATTAAGAAGCAACTGAACTTATGTTCATAAAAAAAGAAGATGCAACTGGGTTAGTAATTTTGTTCGTGATGATGGTGATAATCGCCACTTTTTTTGTGCTTGCGCCAAACGCGCCGGAGATCAGCTATAGACCCGTGGAGGAAACAGGAAGCGCCTTAATCGTCGTTGACCCGACGCTCGATAACCTAGGCGAGATTCACGTGAGCGCCACGGTGAAGACGCCTGGGTTTATTACGTTCCATGAGGCAATCGGCCAGGCGCCGGGAGGAGTAGTTGGCGTTTCAGAATACTTGCAACCTGGGGAGTATAAAGATTTGGTTATTACGCCTTTAAGACCGCTCGAAAGGGACAATCAATACTTCGCTCTGATGTTTAAGGATGGAGGTAATCATAAATATGATCTTGGTGTAGACCTTCCTATAATGAGCAATGGGGCAGTGATTAAAGTTCACTTCATAACTCCCGCGATGTGAAATATCTCGGCGTAGATTTTGGATTTAAGAAAATTGGGCTCGCGTTAGGGGATGATGGCGCTCGCGTGGCCGTTCCTTTTAGCGTCATCTTTGGCGGTCTCAAGGAGCTGCTCGAAGTTATTAAGGAGGAGCAGATTGAGGCCTTGGTGATCGGACTCGCGGTCCCAGAGGCTCATCAAAGCCAGACGCAGCTTGAGCGCACGTTAGCCTTTGCCGAAAAACTTAGAGCCGAGAGCGGACTCCAGGTACATGTGGTTGATGAACAATTTACGTCAACGGAGGCACGACGCGTGCAGAAAGAGACAGGAACTAAGGCGGATGAAGACGCACTCGCGGCCATGTTGATCCTGCAGGCGTATTTTGACGAAGGCTCCATGGGCGTAGAGCAGTTCTCCGTGAAGCCGTAAAACCCTATGTGGTCGTCCCTCAAGACCGAAGCCATGATTCTGACCATCTCGCCTTTTCGGGAGGCGGATAGGCGCTATTCGGCGTTGACTCGGGACCATGGCAAGATTGAGTTCATTGGCCGGGGCGCGCGGAAGGGGAAGGCTAAAGTAGCACCACATCTTGATCCCTTTGCGGTTATCACCCTTGAGATTATTAAGGGCCAGCGGGGCATGACGGTGATTGGGGCTGAACGAGCGCATGCCTTCCGTGAGCTCGCAGGATCGCTCGACGGCCGAATGCTAGCTCATGCCGCGGGCGCGTTGTTAGAAAAAACAGTTCAGCAGGATTTACCAGACCTTGAGCTTTACGAAGAGTATAAAGCGTTGCTCCAGTTTTTGAATGATACGAGCGCGCTTTCGCCCATGCGTACAACTTTTGTGCTGGGCGGGTTTCTTTTGCGTCTTCTTTCGATGCTCGGTTACGAGGTTGAGCTGAACTCGTGTCTGGCATGCAAGGGCGACATTCTTCCGTTGTCATTTCGCTGGCATGATGGCCGGGGCGGACTTGTCTGTACTGGCTGTACGTTGGCCGAGCCTCAGGAATGGGTGGCGGCGCGAGTTTTGGAAGAGGAGATCGTGACCCTAATGCGTTTTGCACGCGAAGCTCAGTATTCAGACTATGTGCGGCCAGCGCTTAAGGCAGAGCATGTCAATGCGTTTGCCGCGTGCGTGCATGACCTCATGCGCCACCATGTTCCTGGCTATCAAATGGACGAGCCGTTTTGGAGTTTGCTTTTTCTTTATTAAAATGGCGAACCGCTCCTCCGACGAATCAGAGGAGCGGTACAGAACGGACGACTGCGGCGTGATTAGCCGCGGTGACGGAGCTCGATCATGAGCGAGCGAATACGAACCTCCTGGATGATGTGGATGTCTTCGCCCTGAAGGAGACGGCGAACCGCACGACGGAACTGGCTGAGTGCCAGCTTGTTGTCGCGGTTTTCCACATCTATCTTCACGATGCCTTCTACTTCGAGTAACGCGAACGCTTCGCGATCAGCCTGGGTGACTTCCTCTGGCTTGACCCAAAGGACGCGATTAGCGCTCTTCACGATCTCAATGATTTTCTGGAGGAGCTTGCACGCCTCCATGATCTCCTCGTGGTTGATGACGGCGCTATCGCCGGAGTGGATTTCTGCGGTCGCGGGGAGCGACGTGTCGAGGTTCATCAAGGCGGGACTCCTGCTAAAAGGCCTTTTTAACATATCACGCGTGGCGTTTTCCGCGAATATTTATCCACTCTAGCCAGGTCGTTCGCGAAACGACGTGGCTTGCAGGAAAAAAATGATTGCGCTATGGTTTCTTGGTAACTGCTCGCGACTGACAACCGCGATGGGCTAAAACTTCATAAAAAGTACAAAGCAAGGTGGCACCGCGGAGTGAAATTCGCCCTTAGCACATAATTCTTTAACGGAATTGTGTTGTGAGGGCGAATTTTTGTTCTCCCTCGACACAGAAATTTTATGCAACGTATTCTTACATCAGAGACGGTTGGAAAGATTGGTGAAACAGTGACCGTGGCAGGCTGGATCCACGCCCGCCGCGACATGGGAAAAGTGGCGTTTTTTGACCTTCGTGACAAGGAGGGCTTGATCCAGGTAGTTGCCGTTCCGGCAGAACTTGGTGACTCGGCGGAGATCTCGACCAAGCTACGTTCTGAATGGGTGGTCGCTATCACCGGTATCGTTCAAGCACGAGGAGCTAAGCAGGTGAACGACAAATTGAAGACCGGCACCGTTGAGCTCTTGGCGAAGTCGATCGTCGTTCTGAACGAAGCAAAGACGCCTCCATTCGAGATAGACAAGGATACTCGACCAG
This window encodes:
- a CDS encoding nucleoside monophosphate kinase — encoded protein: MHRIFILGPQGSGKGTQAKKLSAFLGIPYLSMGDLLREEAKGEGELSQKVRAIVETGSLVSDVVAEAVLRKRLAEPDVANGYILDGFPRNFEQMKAFVGFDQPTAVIVIDIPKRESRARLQNRAITEGRTDDTPEVIEKRLGIYSTDTVPIIEEYKKLGVVREVDGMGTIEEVAERIQRLFVL
- the map gene encoding type I methionyl aminopeptidase; amino-acid sequence: MALIKTAEEIQAMREGGALLSKALQAAVDIVKPGVTMRQLDDIARKTIEDGGGKPSFLGYKGGNKIPFPSTVCISVNEEVVHGVGSREIVLNEGDIVGLDIGCWYKDMCTDMAVTVPVGNISKELKELLHVTRDSMRAGVEAAKVGGVVRDISQAVEGAVNQKKYGIVKALVGHGVGHAVHESPHVPNYVDSSFPKTALKEGMCLAIEPMLTLGTDDVVTAKDGWTIVTADNSLAAHFEVTIALLPGGPEVLTPEPTVKI
- the ruvX gene encoding Holliday junction resolvase RuvX, translated to MKYLGVDFGFKKIGLALGDDGARVAVPFSVIFGGLKELLEVIKEEQIEALVIGLAVPEAHQSQTQLERTLAFAEKLRAESGLQVHVVDEQFTSTEARRVQKETGTKADEDALAAMLILQAYFDEGSMGVEQFSVKP
- the recO gene encoding DNA repair protein RecO, with protein sequence MWSSLKTEAMILTISPFREADRRYSALTRDHGKIEFIGRGARKGKAKVAPHLDPFAVITLEIIKGQRGMTVIGAERAHAFRELAGSLDGRMLAHAAGALLEKTVQQDLPDLELYEEYKALLQFLNDTSALSPMRTTFVLGGFLLRLLSMLGYEVELNSCLACKGDILPLSFRWHDGRGGLVCTGCTLAEPQEWVAARVLEEEIVTLMRFAREAQYSDYVRPALKAEHVNAFAACVHDLMRHHVPGYQMDEPFWSLLFLY